Proteins from one Candidatus Krumholzibacteriia bacterium genomic window:
- a CDS encoding M14 family metallopeptidase encodes MTTLLRLVIVALLAILPATPASADLQAMRTSQTPGLGDYDREFWPGSNYRPEVRSPGDFLGFELGSRPAQHEEILRYFEYLDGLPTAELHTMGETYEGRSLVYLVVSSEENAARLGEIRESCAKLADPRLLAKGDSVQDVIARTPAVAWMAYGIHGDELSSCDAGMQLAYQLVAGTDTATRAILKDCVVIIDPVENPDGRTRWLTQLAQWNSVIPSHDIQSISHTGMWPYGRTNHYLFDMNRDWFSLVHPESRARTQAILEWMPQYLLDCHEMGPLDTYLFSPPREPFNPHMVNYIHKWWARVASEHAEQFDNMGWSYYTREWNEEMYPGYGSSWAIYIGAVGFLFEQAGVDGSQVKRQDGTVMTFRETVHHQFVGSMANLIPVAAGRAELLADYQKQKADNLRSKPDTYVFTAGGNQSRLDQLVATLQHQKIEVLRANKDFKLPRARAWDGRDVRDVAIPAGSALVRTDQPLRQLIEAILDFDTRIPTSFLETEKKEILERDDSRLYDTTGWSLPLAYGLVSYRVAGVPGVASEPYIIVPRAGSLDITEARVGFAFDGSDDRAFELLARLFETDIKVWCANKPFRAGALEMPRGSYLIRRAGNPGLDTARLRELAEAAGVTLVGVNEGIGSGRFADLGGNEFTLLKQPRIALVGGNGINQYNLGAVWHLLDSRLRMRTSTIDIANLGRADLSRYNVLFLPDNYRGVQGYQGQLGDDGVDRLKSWIEAGGTVVAEGAGAAFMADTSVAISPTRMRRQVLKKLPEYRAALETSKMASSPVIDSLSLWEAKPVKTARPTEATAEGKKSAPDDDAIEREDEIARKLAPRGTIVAIDLDTEHWLAYGCAPTMPALLIGNRAFVTRTVRVPARLAPADRLRLSGLLWEEARTRWAETAYATRDGVGSGQAILFTSIPNFRGYYRGTERLLLNALLLGPGMGTDHPVGW; translated from the coding sequence ATGACAACCCTGCTCCGTCTCGTCATTGTCGCGCTGCTGGCCATTCTGCCCGCCACACCCGCCTCCGCCGACCTCCAGGCCATGCGCACCTCCCAGACGCCGGGCCTCGGCGACTACGACCGTGAATTCTGGCCCGGGTCCAACTACCGGCCCGAGGTGCGCTCGCCGGGCGATTTCCTCGGCTTTGAGCTGGGTTCGCGGCCGGCGCAGCACGAGGAGATCCTGCGCTATTTCGAGTACCTGGACGGCCTGCCCACCGCCGAGCTGCATACCATGGGCGAAACCTACGAGGGACGCAGCCTGGTGTACCTGGTGGTGTCCTCCGAGGAGAACGCTGCGCGGCTCGGCGAGATCCGCGAGAGTTGCGCCAAGCTGGCCGACCCGCGCCTGCTGGCGAAGGGAGACAGCGTCCAGGACGTCATCGCGCGCACGCCGGCGGTGGCGTGGATGGCCTACGGCATTCACGGCGACGAACTCTCCAGCTGCGACGCGGGCATGCAGCTCGCCTACCAGCTGGTGGCCGGAACCGACACCGCCACCCGCGCCATTCTCAAGGACTGCGTGGTCATCATCGATCCGGTGGAGAACCCGGACGGGCGCACGCGCTGGCTCACCCAGCTCGCGCAGTGGAACTCGGTGATTCCCAGCCACGACATACAGAGCATCAGCCACACCGGCATGTGGCCGTACGGCAGGACCAACCACTACCTGTTCGACATGAACCGGGACTGGTTCTCGCTCGTGCACCCCGAATCGCGCGCGCGCACGCAGGCAATCCTCGAGTGGATGCCGCAGTACCTGCTCGACTGTCACGAAATGGGGCCACTCGACACCTATCTCTTCTCGCCGCCGCGCGAACCGTTCAACCCGCACATGGTCAACTACATCCACAAGTGGTGGGCGCGCGTGGCCTCCGAGCACGCGGAGCAGTTCGACAACATGGGATGGAGCTACTACACGCGCGAGTGGAACGAAGAGATGTATCCGGGCTACGGGAGCTCGTGGGCCATCTACATAGGCGCGGTCGGGTTCCTCTTCGAGCAGGCGGGCGTGGATGGCTCGCAGGTGAAGCGACAGGATGGAACGGTGATGACCTTCCGCGAGACGGTGCACCACCAGTTCGTCGGCTCCATGGCCAATCTCATCCCCGTGGCCGCCGGGCGCGCGGAACTGCTCGCGGACTACCAGAAGCAGAAGGCGGACAACCTGCGTTCGAAGCCGGACACCTACGTCTTCACCGCGGGCGGAAACCAGAGCCGCCTCGACCAGCTGGTGGCAACACTCCAGCACCAGAAGATCGAGGTGCTGCGCGCGAACAAGGACTTCAAGCTGCCGCGCGCGCGCGCCTGGGACGGCCGCGATGTGCGCGACGTCGCCATCCCCGCCGGCAGCGCGCTGGTCCGCACCGATCAGCCCCTGCGCCAGTTGATCGAGGCCATTCTCGACTTCGACACGCGCATCCCCACCAGCTTCCTCGAGACGGAGAAGAAGGAGATACTCGAACGCGACGACTCGCGGCTGTACGACACCACCGGCTGGAGCCTGCCGCTCGCCTACGGACTGGTGTCGTACCGCGTGGCGGGTGTGCCCGGGGTCGCCAGCGAGCCCTACATCATTGTGCCGCGCGCGGGATCGCTCGACATCACCGAGGCACGCGTCGGGTTTGCGTTCGATGGCAGCGACGACCGCGCGTTCGAACTGCTCGCACGGTTATTCGAGACGGATATCAAGGTATGGTGCGCCAACAAGCCGTTCCGTGCCGGGGCGCTCGAGATGCCGCGCGGGAGTTACCTTATCCGGCGCGCCGGCAACCCCGGGCTGGATACGGCCAGGTTGCGCGAACTGGCGGAAGCGGCGGGCGTCACCCTGGTCGGCGTCAACGAGGGAATCGGGTCGGGCCGCTTTGCGGACCTGGGCGGCAACGAGTTCACGCTGCTCAAGCAGCCGCGCATCGCACTGGTGGGCGGCAACGGAATCAACCAGTACAACCTGGGCGCCGTGTGGCACCTGCTGGACAGCCGGCTGCGCATGCGCACCTCCACCATCGATATCGCCAACCTGGGCCGCGCCGACCTCTCCAGGTACAACGTTCTGTTCCTCCCCGACAACTACCGCGGCGTGCAGGGCTACCAGGGCCAACTGGGCGACGATGGCGTCGACCGCCTGAAGTCGTGGATCGAGGCCGGCGGCACGGTGGTGGCGGAGGGGGCGGGCGCCGCGTTCATGGCCGACACCTCGGTTGCAATCTCCCCCACGCGCATGCGCCGGCAGGTTCTCAAGAAGCTGCCCGAGTACCGCGCCGCCCTGGAAACGTCGAAGATGGCGTCGAGCCCCGTGATCGACAGCCTTTCCCTGTGGGAAGCGAAACCCGTCAAGACCGCCAGACCGACCGAAGCCACCGCCGAGGGCAAGAAGTCGGCTCCCGACGATGACGCCATCGAGCGCGAGGACGAAATCGCGCGCAAGCTGGCCCCGCGCGGAACCATCGTCGCCATCGATCTGGATACCGAGCACTGGCTCGCGTACGGGTGCGCACCCACCATGCCCGCACTCCTGATCGGGAACCGTGCCTTCGTCACCCGCACGGTGCGTGTCCCCGCACGGCTCGCGCCCGCGGACCGGCTGCGACTCTCCGGCCTCCTGTGGGAGGAGGCGCGCACGCGCTGGGCGGAGACGGCCTACGCGACGCGGGATGGCGTCGGCTCCGGCCAGGCCATCCTGTTCACGTCGATCCCGAACTTCCGCGGCTACTACCGCGGCACCGAACGGCTCCTGCTCAACGCGCTGCTCCTGGGCCCGGGAATGGGCACCGACCATCCGGTGGGATGGTGA
- a CDS encoding choice-of-anchor B family protein encodes MPLGRPLTFAIILLCAAGVSPARAEFGDITLQGFLPLTGTTRITNVWGYYDEATGREYALVGDWFGGFYIVDATDPTNPILVVKVTGVSGFDLKVWDHFVYSCDGNSAGNDTRITSLANPITPVVLPALLPSCHTISISTQGVMYMEYVGVRIFDLNADPQNPDSLYYIDNLGHDSTPRGNRLYDFNAVQMNIWDVSNPSQPALIGSDDDPGVLYYHSGDESKNHNYLYVCDEYAVTPTPDIVIYDINDPSLPVRIGGINDPASRVHQLYVDGDLMFVGYYTAGFKVFDIANPAAPVLADVYDTSPYQTETGPDVYNGAYNAYPYTHSGSVYVADHPSGLFIFSVDGHTGQATGVDGGGPVVARLGQNYPNPFNPATTIEYETLSPTRVVLRVYDVSGGCVRTLVDARQPAGAHRVSWDGRDDAGRAVASGVYYSRLEAGTTRDAKRMVLLK; translated from the coding sequence ATGCCGCTTGGCCGCCCACTCACCTTCGCAATCATCCTGCTTTGCGCCGCAGGTGTGTCACCCGCCCGCGCCGAGTTCGGAGACATCACCCTGCAGGGCTTCCTGCCGCTCACCGGCACCACCCGCATCACCAACGTGTGGGGGTACTACGACGAGGCCACCGGCCGCGAGTACGCCCTGGTGGGCGACTGGTTCGGCGGCTTCTACATCGTTGACGCCACCGACCCCACCAACCCAATCCTGGTGGTCAAGGTGACCGGGGTGTCCGGCTTCGACCTCAAGGTGTGGGATCACTTCGTCTATTCGTGCGACGGCAACTCCGCCGGCAACGACACGCGCATCACCAGCCTGGCCAACCCCATCACGCCGGTGGTGCTGCCGGCGCTGCTGCCCTCCTGCCACACCATCTCGATTTCGACCCAGGGCGTGATGTACATGGAGTACGTGGGTGTGCGCATCTTCGATCTCAACGCCGACCCGCAGAATCCCGACTCGCTCTACTACATCGACAACCTGGGGCACGATTCCACCCCGCGCGGCAACCGGCTCTACGATTTCAACGCGGTCCAGATGAACATCTGGGACGTGAGCAACCCGTCGCAACCGGCGCTGATCGGCAGCGACGACGACCCCGGCGTGCTCTACTACCACAGCGGGGACGAATCGAAGAACCACAACTATCTGTACGTGTGCGACGAGTACGCGGTGACCCCGACCCCGGACATCGTGATCTACGATATCAACGATCCGTCACTGCCGGTGCGAATCGGCGGCATCAACGACCCCGCGTCGCGCGTGCACCAGTTGTATGTCGACGGCGACCTGATGTTCGTGGGCTACTACACCGCCGGATTCAAGGTCTTCGACATCGCCAACCCCGCGGCTCCGGTCCTGGCGGATGTTTACGACACGTCTCCGTATCAGACCGAGACGGGTCCGGATGTATACAACGGCGCCTACAACGCGTACCCCTACACGCACTCCGGCTCGGTTTATGTTGCGGATCATCCCTCGGGTCTGTTTATTTTTTCCGTCGATGGTCACACCGGCCAGGCAACCGGCGTTGACGGCGGTGGACCGGTGGTCGCGCGACTCGGTCAGAACTACCCCAACCCGTTCAACCCCGCGACGACGATAGAATACGAGACCCTGTCTCCCACGCGCGTGGTGTTGCGCGTGTACGACGTCTCGGGCGGTTGCGTGCGAACACTGGTGGACGCCAGACAGCCGGCCGGCGCGCACCGCGTCAGCTGGGACGGCCGGGACGACGCGGGTCGCGCGGTGGCGTCCGGCGTGTACTACAGCCGGCTGGAAGCCGGAACCACCCGCGACGCGAAGCGCATGGTCCTGCTCAAGTAA
- a CDS encoding T9SS type A sorting domain-containing protein, whose protein sequence is MKFGKLVRIALGALFIMAGMGGAARAARGDITLLGQLLPAGMDEICDVWGYVDPNGVHYAIMGDWGNHLGGGVYIINVEDPANPFLTKAIIGNQRFGFDVKVWQHYVYACNGGGSTSTSRVYDISDIQNPVTSLVFPSHHNFSVHPDGYLYAESPGLWAYDIATNPMAPILKWTTDLSDGHDSYAVGDMLYDFHGYSGTRFYDISNRLSPVLLGSITDPNIVYHHSGCPTPDGRYLYICDELATNPRPDVSIWDISNPQSPARMNSFGDPTSTIHNLYIVDDFAFVSHYSAGFRVYDTTNPISPVLLDTHDTSGFTGENYEGCFGVYPFADNGVVYASDFDNGLFLFSVEGYGGPATGVGGDTPRPAAARLLGNFPNPFNPATTIRYQLDQPLNVRLAVYDARGRLVRVLVDGREAAGQHDTAWNGRDASGAGAASGVYFARLEVNRRSDTRRMVLLK, encoded by the coding sequence ATGAAATTCGGCAAGCTCGTTCGCATCGCCCTCGGTGCGTTGTTCATCATGGCAGGCATGGGAGGTGCCGCGCGCGCGGCCAGGGGGGACATCACCCTGCTGGGGCAGTTGCTCCCGGCGGGCATGGACGAGATCTGCGACGTGTGGGGATACGTCGACCCCAACGGCGTCCACTACGCCATCATGGGCGACTGGGGAAACCACCTTGGCGGCGGCGTGTACATCATCAACGTGGAAGACCCGGCCAATCCGTTCCTGACCAAGGCAATCATCGGCAACCAGCGCTTCGGTTTCGACGTCAAGGTGTGGCAGCACTACGTGTACGCCTGCAACGGCGGCGGCTCCACCTCGACCAGCCGCGTGTACGACATCTCCGACATCCAGAACCCGGTTACTTCGCTGGTGTTTCCGTCGCACCACAACTTCTCGGTCCATCCCGACGGCTACCTGTACGCGGAGTCGCCGGGACTGTGGGCGTACGACATTGCAACCAACCCCATGGCGCCGATTCTCAAGTGGACCACAGACCTGAGCGACGGGCACGACTCGTACGCGGTGGGCGACATGCTCTACGATTTTCACGGCTACTCCGGCACGCGCTTCTATGACATCAGCAACCGCCTGAGCCCGGTACTGCTCGGCAGCATCACGGATCCGAACATCGTGTACCACCACAGCGGATGCCCCACGCCGGATGGCCGCTACCTCTACATCTGTGACGAGCTGGCCACCAACCCGCGGCCCGATGTGAGTATATGGGACATATCCAACCCGCAGTCTCCCGCGCGGATGAACTCGTTTGGCGACCCGACGTCGACCATTCACAATCTGTACATCGTGGACGACTTCGCGTTCGTGTCGCACTATTCGGCGGGGTTCCGCGTATACGACACCACCAATCCCATCAGCCCGGTGCTGCTGGATACCCACGATACATCGGGATTCACGGGCGAGAACTACGAAGGATGCTTCGGTGTGTACCCGTTCGCGGACAACGGTGTAGTCTACGCGTCGGACTTCGACAACGGACTGTTCCTGTTCTCGGTGGAAGGTTACGGCGGCCCCGCCACCGGTGTCGGCGGCGATACGCCGCGGCCCGCCGCCGCGCGCCTGCTGGGCAACTTCCCCAATCCGTTCAACCCGGCGACCACCATCCGCTACCAGCTCGATCAGCCGCTGAACGTCCGACTCGCCGTCTACGACGCACGCGGGCGGCTGGTGCGCGTGCTGGTCGACGGCCGCGAAGCGGCCGGCCAGCACGACACGGCCTGGAACGGCCGGGATGCATCCGGCGCGGGGGCCGCGTCGGGCGTATACTTCGCGCGCCTCGAGGTCAACAGACGGTCCGACACGCGGCGGATGGTGTTGCTCAAGTAG
- a CDS encoding T9SS type A sorting domain-containing protein, with translation MLARRLILPAVAAACVCAAASVWSAVDITLVGRMNLPNSVFLTNVIIYDDPFSSRLYAILGDDYEKVFIVDVTDPTDMRIAAQIGAIPGFDVRTWDHYLYTCDGNQSGLDSRIIDIADPAHPVVLPNGFPSSHTIQISATGVMYTEFPGLRIFDLADPTAPALLYQTGGEGHDSTPRGNRLYDFHGSNGTVIWDVSDPAAPDTLGVINDPQIRFHHSGDVTADERYLYLCDELITHPGADISIWDIADPAFPVRVGQIADADATVHNIYVVGDLAYVAYYSAGLKVFDLADPTRPVLAGQYDTSRRTGEGFVGAIGCYAYSPDGNIYVCDIENGLFAFSVTDAPAAGVPGAADFSLAQNAPNPFNPATVIPFEVTRGGHVLLEVFDVAGRRVRTLVDDALPAGLHQAGWDGRDGAGREVASGVYFYRMRASGRSETRRMLLLK, from the coding sequence ATGCTGGCGCGCCGCCTGATACTGCCCGCCGTCGCCGCGGCCTGCGTGTGCGCGGCTGCTTCGGTCTGGTCCGCGGTGGACATCACCCTGGTGGGGCGGATGAACCTGCCCAACAGCGTGTTTCTCACCAATGTGATCATCTACGACGACCCGTTCTCGTCGCGGCTGTACGCGATCCTCGGCGACGACTACGAGAAGGTGTTCATCGTGGACGTCACCGACCCCACCGACATGCGCATCGCCGCACAGATCGGCGCCATCCCCGGTTTCGACGTGCGCACCTGGGATCATTACCTCTACACCTGCGACGGCAACCAGAGCGGGCTGGACAGCCGCATCATCGATATCGCCGACCCCGCCCATCCGGTGGTGCTGCCCAACGGGTTCCCCTCGTCGCACACCATCCAGATTTCCGCCACCGGCGTGATGTACACCGAGTTTCCGGGGCTGCGCATCTTCGACCTCGCCGACCCCACCGCGCCCGCCCTGCTCTACCAGACCGGCGGCGAGGGCCACGACTCCACCCCGCGCGGAAACCGCCTGTACGACTTTCACGGTTCCAACGGCACGGTGATCTGGGACGTAAGCGACCCCGCCGCGCCGGACACGCTGGGCGTCATCAACGACCCCCAGATCCGCTTCCACCACAGCGGCGACGTCACCGCGGACGAGCGCTACCTGTACCTCTGCGACGAACTGATCACCCACCCCGGAGCCGACATCAGCATCTGGGACATCGCCGATCCCGCCTTCCCGGTGCGCGTGGGACAGATTGCGGACGCGGACGCCACCGTGCACAACATCTACGTCGTCGGCGATCTTGCGTACGTGGCGTATTACTCCGCCGGATTGAAGGTGTTCGATCTCGCCGATCCCACGCGTCCCGTGCTGGCCGGCCAGTACGATACCTCGCGCCGCACCGGCGAAGGTTTCGTGGGTGCCATCGGCTGCTACGCGTACTCGCCGGACGGCAACATCTACGTGTGCGACATCGAGAACGGCCTGTTTGCGTTTTCGGTGACCGACGCGCCTGCGGCCGGCGTCCCCGGGGCGGCGGATTTCAGCCTGGCGCAGAACGCGCCCAACCCGTTCAATCCGGCGACCGTCATCCCCTTCGAGGTCACGCGCGGCGGGCACGTGCTGCTGGAGGTGTTCGACGTGGCCGGCCGCCGCGTGCGCACGCTGGTGGACGACGCGCTCCCCGCCGGCCTGCACCAGGCGGGCTGGGACGGCCGCGACGGCGCCGGGCGGGAGGTGGCTTCCGGGGTGTACTTCTACCGCATGCGCGCTTCGGGGCGGTCGGAGACACGGCGCATGCTGCTGCTCAAGTAG
- a CDS encoding MGMT family protein, whose amino-acid sequence MTSAQTLDLIHSLIASIPRGRVATYGQIAALAGLPRHARLVGRALREVSDDMDLPWHRVVNHAGSISERNSPSSERDQRRLLEAEGVQFRGQRVDMSRFQWDP is encoded by the coding sequence GTGACCTCCGCACAAACACTCGATCTCATCCACTCGCTCATCGCGTCCATTCCGCGCGGGCGCGTGGCCACCTACGGCCAGATCGCCGCCCTGGCCGGGTTGCCGCGCCACGCGCGCCTGGTGGGACGCGCGTTGCGCGAAGTCTCCGACGACATGGACCTGCCCTGGCACCGCGTGGTCAATCACGCCGGTTCCATCAGCGAGCGCAATTCGCCATCCAGCGAACGCGACCAGCGCCGGCTGCTGGAGGCCGAGGGCGTGCAGTTTCGCGGCCAGCGGGTGGACATGAGCCGTTTTCAGTGGGATCCGTAG
- a CDS encoding ATP-binding cassette domain-containing protein, translating to MIEVRNVSKTFRLSRQQRREMGSAFKGDTVDAVSDISFTCKPGRIFSLLGPNGAGKTTTLRLIATMLRPTAGTILVDKHDCVKDPKSVRAALGFLTGSTQLYDRLTPRELVKYVADLHDVPGNVFTRRRDEIFATLDMGSYADRRINKLSTGMKQKVSIARTLIHDPDVLVLDEATAGLDVIASRSIVNLVRQARERGKTVLFSTHRMGEVGQLSDDLALIHRGRLLFNGTYDEFVKDMKAPSLEDEFIRWVEAGA from the coding sequence ATGATTGAAGTTCGCAACGTCTCCAAGACCTTTCGCCTCTCCCGCCAGCAACGCCGGGAGATGGGCAGCGCGTTCAAGGGCGACACCGTGGACGCGGTTTCCGACATTTCCTTCACCTGCAAGCCGGGGCGGATATTCTCGCTGCTCGGTCCCAACGGCGCCGGCAAGACCACCACGCTGCGCCTGATCGCCACCATGCTGCGCCCCACCGCGGGCACGATCCTGGTGGACAAGCACGACTGCGTGAAGGACCCCAAGTCGGTGCGCGCCGCGCTGGGCTTCCTGACCGGGTCCACGCAACTGTACGACCGCCTCACCCCGCGCGAGCTGGTGAAGTACGTCGCCGACCTGCACGACGTCCCGGGCAATGTGTTCACCCGGCGGCGGGATGAGATCTTCGCCACCCTCGACATGGGCTCCTACGCCGACCGGCGCATCAACAAGCTCTCCACCGGCATGAAACAGAAGGTGTCCATCGCGCGCACGCTCATCCACGACCCCGACGTGCTGGTGCTCGACGAGGCCACCGCGGGCCTCGACGTGATAGCGTCGCGATCCATCGTGAACCTGGTGCGGCAGGCGCGCGAGCGCGGCAAGACGGTGCTGTTCTCCACCCACCGCATGGGCGAGGTGGGCCAGCTCTCCGACGACCTCGCGCTGATTCACCGCGGCCGGCTGCTGTTCAACGGCACCTACGACGAGTTCGTCAAGGACATGAAGGCCCCGTCTCTCGAGGACGAGTTCATCCGCTGGGTCGAGGCGGGGGCATGA
- a CDS encoding ABC transporter permease subunit, which yields MRTIITVFRKEMVDTLRDRRTLVFMVVIPLLLFPVLFRVMFSVEKSQSDKARNRVLKVACVDNGAAARFVAMLEARDDIELEDGLPLDSLLALVRSDSLDGVFVVAPEFDDEVAELKPGRVDFYYKSTDDRTIVRNRLQETLEEYERELLDDRFERLEMDASIVDAVEMKSHNVASMEERVGKSVGGMLPYMFIIFCFMGAMYPAIDLGAGEKERGTMETLLTAPVNRFHILLGKFGVVVVSGLVSALVSMAGLYIGVKQAPEIPPEFLDLIVKIFGWHTIALLFSLLLPLTIFFAGILLSVSLTARSFKEAQSLISPLNIAVILPAAIGLIPGITMSYGTALIPVLNVSLATKEILAGTIKAPHLILVYASLTLLAVASLYGSAWWFRRESTIFRS from the coding sequence ATGAGAACCATCATCACGGTGTTTCGCAAGGAGATGGTGGACACGCTGCGCGACCGGCGCACGCTGGTCTTCATGGTGGTCATCCCGTTGCTGCTCTTCCCGGTTCTGTTCCGGGTGATGTTCTCGGTGGAGAAATCCCAGTCGGACAAGGCGCGTAACCGCGTGCTGAAGGTGGCGTGCGTGGACAACGGCGCGGCGGCGCGCTTCGTCGCCATGCTCGAAGCCCGCGACGACATCGAACTGGAGGACGGCCTGCCGCTCGACAGCCTGCTGGCGCTGGTGCGCAGCGACAGCCTGGACGGCGTCTTCGTGGTTGCGCCCGAGTTCGACGACGAGGTGGCGGAGCTGAAGCCGGGGCGCGTGGACTTCTACTACAAGTCCACCGACGACCGCACCATCGTGCGCAACCGGCTGCAGGAGACACTGGAGGAGTACGAGCGCGAGCTGCTGGATGATCGCTTCGAGCGGCTGGAGATGGACGCATCCATTGTGGACGCGGTGGAAATGAAGAGCCACAACGTGGCCAGCATGGAAGAGCGCGTGGGCAAGTCGGTGGGCGGGATGCTGCCGTACATGTTCATCATCTTCTGTTTCATGGGCGCGATGTATCCGGCCATCGATCTGGGCGCGGGGGAAAAGGAGCGCGGCACCATGGAGACGCTGCTCACCGCACCCGTGAACCGCTTCCACATCCTGCTGGGCAAGTTCGGCGTGGTGGTGGTGTCCGGCCTGGTTTCGGCGCTGGTGTCCATGGCGGGGCTCTACATCGGAGTCAAGCAGGCGCCGGAGATACCCCCCGAGTTCCTGGATCTCATCGTGAAAATCTTCGGCTGGCACACCATTGCGCTGCTCTTCAGCCTGCTGTTGCCGCTCACCATATTCTTCGCGGGCATCCTGCTGTCGGTGTCGCTGACCGCGCGTTCCTTCAAGGAGGCGCAGAGCCTGATCTCGCCCCTGAATATCGCCGTGATCCTGCCCGCCGCCATCGGTCTCATTCCGGGCATCACCATGAGCTACGGTACCGCGTTGATTCCGGTTCTCAATGTATCGCTCGCAACCAAGGAAATCCTGGCCGGCACCATCAAGGCGCCGCACCTGATCCTGGTGTATGCGTCGCTCACCCTGCTGGCGGTGGCGAGCCTGTACGGTTCGGCGTGGTGGTTCCGGCGCGAGTCGACCATCTTCCGTTCATGA
- a CDS encoding DUF3179 domain-containing protein: MSSSYAFRALGSAAASVVLAALAGCEFSGTSVVETRVERVVITDQDGRGWDVTQAVVRYGFEPRRFLFGLGASRITPFVLPMMAAPADSGYPAPDDTLAVIGVDGSPARAYRIADLLDVEVADDTLAGTPFAVVVRPLFTDNDPAVYVRVLDGDTLTLSASGWVYDSQSVLFDIESGSMWYRLAGESHLTCIAGSHFTGRLPPRPFTVQSWQQWHGAHPGSLFMLRPPQAPQPAGFMNGRWSTRAGTTTPNRTGSPPPAG; this comes from the coding sequence TTGAGCTCATCGTACGCGTTTCGGGCACTCGGTTCTGCTGCCGCGAGCGTCGTGCTCGCGGCGCTTGCGGGTTGCGAATTCTCCGGCACCAGCGTGGTGGAGACGCGGGTGGAACGCGTGGTGATCACCGACCAGGACGGGCGCGGCTGGGACGTCACCCAGGCGGTCGTCCGCTACGGTTTCGAGCCCCGCCGCTTCCTCTTCGGGCTGGGGGCGTCCAGGATCACGCCCTTCGTGCTCCCGATGATGGCCGCCCCGGCCGATTCCGGATACCCGGCGCCGGACGATACCCTCGCCGTGATCGGTGTGGACGGCTCGCCGGCGCGCGCCTATCGAATCGCCGATCTGCTGGACGTCGAGGTCGCCGACGATACGCTCGCCGGGACGCCGTTCGCGGTGGTGGTGCGTCCGCTCTTCACGGACAACGATCCAGCCGTGTATGTGCGTGTCCTCGACGGTGACACACTCACCCTCAGCGCCTCCGGCTGGGTTTACGATTCGCAGTCCGTCCTCTTCGACATCGAGAGCGGCAGCATGTGGTATCGCCTGGCGGGCGAGAGCCACCTCACCTGTATCGCGGGATCTCATTTCACCGGCCGTCTCCCGCCGCGCCCGTTCACGGTCCAGTCCTGGCAGCAGTGGCACGGCGCGCACCCCGGAAGCCTGTTCATGCTGCGTCCGCCACAGGCGCCGCAACCCGCCGGGTTCATGAACGGAAGATGGTCGACTCGCGCCGGAACCACCACGCCGAACCGTACAGGCTCGCCACCGCCAGCAGGGTGA